A portion of the Blastochloris tepida genome contains these proteins:
- the topA gene encoding type I DNA topoisomerase, protein MRVVVVESPAKAKTINKYLGPGYEVVASFGHIRDLPAKDGSVDPEADFRMLWDIEGKAAKRLADIARAVKGAEKLILATDPDREGEAISWHVLEVLKEKRALKDVAVERVTFNAITKQAVQDAMTHPRDIDQALVDAYLARRALDYLVGFTLSPVLWRKLPGARSAGRVQSVALRLVCDRELEIERFRTQEYWTIIVRLQTPRGDVFEARLVGADGKKLGRLDVGDAASAEALTRALDAGRYRVASVEAKPVKRHPWPPFTTSTLQQEASRKLGFAPARTMQIAQRLYEGVDIDGETVGLITYMRTDGVQIADEAIAAARRVIGTEFGDRYVPRAPRQYRTKAKNAQEAHEAIRPTDMARHPDRVARLLEPDQAKLYELVWKRTIASQMESAEIERTTADIVAAVDGRKLDLRAVGSVVKFDGFLKLYQEDRDDDGEDEESRRLPLINTGEALDCRGVESTQHFTEPPPRYSEASLVKRMEELGIGRPSTYAAVLAVLRERGYVRLDKKRLHPEDKGRLVTAFLESFFSRYIEYDFTASLEEQLDRISNAELDWREVLRQFWQDFSAAVGETKDLRVSEVIDALDEMLGPHFFPDLGDGIDRRRCPNCGEGRLSLKLGKYGSFIGCSNYPECKYTRPLAVPGNGENGAEGDGTRTLGEDPDSGLEVTVRNGRFGPYVQLGEGEKPKRSSFPRGMDPASVDLDTALALLSLPREVATHPETGKPILAGIGRFGPYVQHDKTYANLGADDDVLAIGANRAIDLIVTKETRGPRGRGGAADSGRVLGEHPALGGPISVRAGRYGPYVNHGKVNATLPKDVAPDSVTLDQAVSLLKARAEKLEAEGPKRGRATKPKTTKTKAAKSDADETAPKKAKTTKTATKAAKTNAKPKTANAKPKSAKAKPAEPA, encoded by the coding sequence ATGCGCGTCGTCGTTGTCGAGTCGCCCGCCAAGGCGAAGACGATCAATAAATATCTCGGCCCCGGCTATGAGGTCGTCGCCTCCTTCGGGCACATCCGCGACCTGCCCGCCAAGGATGGGTCGGTCGACCCCGAAGCCGATTTCCGCATGCTGTGGGACATCGAGGGCAAGGCGGCCAAGCGGCTCGCCGACATCGCCCGTGCGGTCAAGGGCGCCGAGAAGCTCATTCTCGCCACCGACCCGGACCGCGAGGGCGAGGCGATCTCCTGGCACGTGCTGGAAGTGCTGAAGGAGAAGCGCGCGCTCAAGGACGTGGCGGTCGAGCGGGTGACGTTCAACGCCATCACCAAGCAGGCGGTGCAGGATGCGATGACGCATCCGCGCGACATCGACCAGGCGCTGGTGGACGCCTATCTCGCCCGCCGCGCGCTCGACTATCTCGTCGGCTTCACGCTGTCGCCGGTGCTGTGGCGCAAGCTGCCGGGCGCCCGCTCGGCCGGCCGCGTGCAGTCGGTGGCGCTGCGCCTCGTCTGCGACCGCGAGCTGGAGATCGAGCGGTTCCGTACCCAGGAATACTGGACCATCATCGTCCGGCTTCAGACGCCGCGCGGCGACGTGTTCGAGGCGCGCCTCGTCGGTGCCGACGGCAAGAAGCTCGGCCGGCTCGACGTCGGCGATGCCGCCAGCGCCGAGGCGTTGACCCGGGCGCTCGACGCCGGCCGCTACCGCGTCGCCTCCGTCGAGGCCAAGCCGGTCAAGCGCCACCCCTGGCCGCCGTTCACCACCTCGACCCTGCAGCAGGAGGCCAGCCGCAAGCTCGGCTTCGCCCCGGCGCGCACCATGCAGATCGCCCAGCGGCTCTATGAAGGCGTCGATATCGACGGCGAGACGGTCGGCCTCATCACCTATATGCGTACCGACGGCGTGCAGATCGCCGACGAGGCGATCGCCGCGGCGCGCCGGGTGATCGGCACCGAGTTCGGCGACCGCTACGTGCCGCGCGCGCCGCGCCAGTACCGCACCAAGGCCAAGAACGCCCAGGAGGCGCACGAGGCGATCCGGCCGACCGACATGGCCCGGCACCCCGACCGCGTCGCCCGCCTCCTCGAACCGGATCAGGCCAAGCTCTACGAGCTGGTGTGGAAGCGGACCATCGCCAGCCAGATGGAATCGGCCGAGATCGAGCGCACCACCGCCGACATCGTCGCCGCGGTCGATGGCCGCAAGCTCGATCTCCGGGCGGTGGGCTCGGTGGTCAAGTTCGACGGCTTCCTCAAGCTCTACCAGGAGGACCGCGACGACGACGGCGAGGACGAGGAGAGCCGCCGCCTGCCCTTGATCAATACCGGCGAGGCGCTGGACTGCCGCGGCGTCGAATCGACCCAGCACTTCACCGAGCCGCCGCCGCGCTATTCCGAGGCGAGCCTGGTCAAGCGGATGGAGGAGCTCGGCATCGGCCGCCCCTCGACCTATGCCGCTGTTCTCGCCGTGCTGCGCGAGCGCGGCTATGTCCGGCTCGACAAGAAGCGCCTGCACCCGGAAGACAAGGGCCGGCTGGTCACCGCATTCCTGGAGAGCTTCTTCTCGCGCTACATCGAATACGACTTCACCGCCTCGCTGGAGGAACAGCTCGACCGCATCTCCAACGCCGAGCTCGACTGGCGCGAGGTGCTGCGGCAGTTCTGGCAGGACTTCTCCGCCGCGGTGGGCGAGACCAAGGACCTGCGCGTGTCCGAGGTGATCGACGCGCTCGACGAGATGCTGGGGCCGCATTTCTTCCCCGACCTCGGCGACGGGATCGACCGCCGGCGCTGCCCGAATTGCGGCGAGGGCCGGCTGTCGCTGAAGCTCGGCAAGTACGGCTCGTTCATCGGCTGCTCGAACTATCCGGAGTGCAAGTACACCCGCCCGCTGGCGGTGCCCGGCAATGGCGAGAACGGCGCCGAGGGCGACGGCACCCGCACCCTGGGCGAGGATCCCGACAGCGGACTCGAAGTCACGGTGCGCAACGGCCGGTTCGGCCCCTACGTTCAGCTCGGCGAGGGCGAGAAGCCCAAGCGCTCCAGCTTTCCGCGCGGCATGGACCCCGCGTCCGTCGACCTCGACACCGCGCTGGCGCTTCTGTCGCTGCCGCGCGAGGTGGCGACGCACCCGGAAACCGGCAAGCCGATCCTGGCCGGCATCGGCCGGTTCGGGCCCTACGTCCAGCACGACAAGACCTACGCCAATCTCGGCGCCGACGATGACGTGCTGGCGATCGGCGCCAACCGCGCCATCGACCTGATCGTGACCAAGGAGACGCGCGGCCCCCGCGGGCGCGGCGGTGCCGCCGACAGCGGCCGGGTGCTGGGCGAGCATCCCGCGCTCGGCGGGCCGATCAGCGTGCGCGCCGGCCGCTACGGCCCCTATGTCAATCACGGCAAGGTCAATGCCACCCTGCCGAAGGACGTCGCTCCCGACAGCGTGACGCTCGATCAGGCCGTCAGCCTGCTGAAGGCGCGGGCCGAGAAGCTGGAGGCCGAGGGGCCGAAGCGCGGGCGCGCCACCAAGCCCAAGACGACCAAGACGAAGGCCGCCAAGTCGGACGCGGACGAGACCGCGCCGAAAAAGGCGAAAACGACAAAGACCGCGACAAAGGCCGCGAAAACCAACGCAAAGCCGAAAACCGCCAACGCAAAGCCGAAAAGCGCCAAGGCAAAGCCGGCGGAGCCGGCTTGA
- the dprA gene encoding DNA-processing protein DprA: MTGTAGRCLDEATRLDWLRLWRCQNVGPRTFRALVNHFGSARAAIEALPTLAKRGGSRSIKVATRDEVERELAAARRLGVVFVALGEPDYPPRLREEDDAPPLLAVRGRTEVLTQPMVAIVGARNASAAGQKMAALLARDLGAAGFVISSGLARGIDAAAHGASLPTGTVAVLAGGHDRPYPPENVPLLDRLTGTGAAVSEMPMGWEPRGRDFPRRNRLISGMALGVVVVEAAERSGSLITARLAGEQGREVFAVPGSPIDPRAGGSNRLLKQGATLVTEAADVIDALRPILEQPRVGLSHTPSQLPLSLAPSASSPGFSPGSSPRSLREPDPVPVTPDDSLRDRISALLGPAPVSIDELIRLSAAPAAAVQVVLLELDLAGRLTRLGNGLVAAA; this comes from the coding sequence GTGACCGGCACGGCGGGCCGCTGCCTCGACGAGGCGACCCGCCTGGACTGGCTGCGGCTGTGGCGCTGCCAGAATGTCGGCCCGCGCACCTTCCGGGCGCTGGTCAATCATTTCGGCAGCGCGCGCGCCGCGATCGAGGCCTTGCCCACCCTCGCCAAGCGCGGCGGCAGCCGCAGCATCAAGGTGGCGACCCGCGACGAGGTCGAGCGCGAACTGGCCGCCGCCCGCCGCCTCGGTGTCGTGTTCGTGGCGCTCGGCGAGCCGGACTATCCGCCGCGTCTGCGCGAGGAGGACGACGCCCCGCCCCTCCTGGCGGTCCGCGGCCGGACCGAGGTGCTGACCCAGCCGATGGTGGCGATCGTCGGCGCCCGCAATGCCTCCGCCGCCGGGCAGAAGATGGCGGCCCTGCTGGCGCGCGACCTCGGCGCCGCCGGGTTCGTGATCTCCTCGGGGCTGGCGCGCGGCATCGACGCCGCGGCCCACGGCGCCTCGCTCCCCACCGGCACGGTGGCGGTGCTGGCCGGCGGCCACGACCGCCCCTACCCGCCCGAGAATGTTCCCCTGCTCGACCGGCTGACCGGCACGGGGGCGGCGGTGTCGGAAATGCCGATGGGCTGGGAGCCACGCGGGCGCGACTTTCCCCGCCGCAACCGGCTGATCTCGGGCATGGCGCTGGGCGTGGTGGTGGTGGAGGCGGCGGAGCGGTCCGGTTCGCTGATCACCGCCCGGCTGGCGGGCGAGCAGGGACGAGAAGTGTTCGCGGTGCCGGGTTCGCCGATCGATCCGCGGGCCGGCGGCAGCAACCGGCTGCTGAAACAGGGCGCGACGCTCGTCACCGAGGCCGCCGACGTGATCGACGCGCTGCGGCCGATCCTGGAGCAGCCAAGGGTGGGATTGTCACACACACCCTCCCAACTGCCGTTGTCGTTGGCGCCTTCGGCCTCGTCCCCAGGATTTTCCCCCGGATCATCTCCCCGGTCGCTGCGCGAACCCGACCCGGTGCCGGTCACACCGGACGACAGCCTGCGCGACCGCATTTCTGCGTTGCTCGGCCCGGCGCCGGTGTCGATCGACGAGCTGATCCGGCTCAGCGCCGCGCCGGCCGCCGCCGTGCAGGTCGTGCTGCTGGAACTCGACCTTGCCGGACGATTGACAAGGCTGGGCAACGGCTTGGTTGCCGCGGCGTGA
- a CDS encoding dihydroorotase, with translation MPLSEVRPLLFANARLVDPSRDLDFVGDLLIADGVIREAARGIASSGVPEGTQVVDCRGHVLAPGLVDMRAFVGEPGAEHRETLASASQAAAAGGVTTVVCQPETDPPIDDPAVVDFVLRRARDTAIVRIQPMAALTKGLAGQEMTEIGLLRAAGAVAFTNGAKSITNARVFRRALTYARDFDALIVHHTEDPALVGEGAMNEGELASRLGLPGVPRVAETIMVERDMRLVALTKGRYHAASLTCADSLEVLARAKEAGLAVTASVSINHLSFNEFDIGAFRTFFKISPPLRGEEDRLALIEAVASGLVDVVMSDHNPQDVETKRLTFAEASAGAIGLETMLSAGLRLVHAGKLTLPKLLRAMSSRPAEILGLPAGTLKPGAPADIIVFDPAEAWRLDPADLKSRCKNTPFDEAKMEGRVLRTLVAGRTVYEYV, from the coding sequence ATGCCGTTGAGCGAGGTTCGCCCGCTGCTGTTCGCCAATGCGCGGCTCGTCGATCCGTCGCGCGATCTCGATTTCGTCGGCGATCTCCTGATCGCCGACGGGGTGATTCGCGAGGCGGCGCGCGGCATCGCGTCGTCCGGCGTGCCGGAGGGCACCCAGGTGGTCGATTGCCGCGGCCACGTGCTGGCGCCGGGACTGGTCGACATGCGCGCCTTCGTCGGCGAGCCGGGCGCCGAGCACCGCGAGACGCTGGCCTCGGCCAGCCAGGCGGCGGCGGCCGGCGGCGTCACCACCGTGGTCTGCCAGCCGGAGACCGACCCGCCGATCGACGATCCGGCGGTGGTCGATTTCGTGCTGCGGCGCGCCCGCGACACCGCGATCGTGCGCATCCAGCCGATGGCGGCCCTGACCAAGGGCCTCGCCGGCCAGGAGATGACCGAGATCGGCCTGCTGCGGGCCGCGGGCGCGGTGGCGTTCACCAACGGCGCCAAGAGCATCACCAATGCCCGGGTGTTCCGCCGGGCGCTGACCTACGCCCGCGATTTCGACGCGCTGATCGTCCACCACACCGAGGATCCGGCGCTGGTCGGCGAAGGGGCGATGAACGAGGGCGAGCTGGCGAGCCGCCTCGGGCTTCCCGGCGTGCCGCGCGTCGCCGAGACCATCATGGTCGAGCGCGACATGCGGCTGGTCGCGCTGACCAAGGGCCGCTACCACGCCGCCTCGCTGACCTGCGCCGACTCGCTGGAGGTGCTGGCCCGCGCCAAGGAGGCGGGCCTCGCGGTCACCGCCTCGGTCTCGATCAACCATCTGAGCTTCAACGAGTTCGACATCGGCGCCTTCCGCACCTTCTTCAAGATCTCGCCGCCGCTGCGCGGCGAGGAGGACCGGCTGGCGCTGATTGAGGCGGTGGCGTCCGGGCTGGTCGACGTGGTGATGAGCGACCACAATCCGCAGGACGTCGAGACCAAGCGGCTGACCTTCGCCGAGGCGTCCGCCGGCGCCATCGGGCTGGAGACCATGCTGTCGGCCGGGTTGCGTCTGGTGCATGCCGGCAAGCTGACCCTGCCGAAGCTGCTGCGCGCGATGTCCAGCCGGCCGGCGGAAATCCTCGGCCTGCCCGCTGGCACGCTCAAGCCCGGCGCGCCGGCCGACATCATCGTATTCGACCCCGCCGAGGCGTGGCGGCTCGATCCGGCCGACCTCAAGTCGCGCTGCAAGAACACGCCGTTCGACGAGGCGAAGATGGAAGGCCGGGTGCTGCGGACTCTTGTTGCCGGCCGCACCGTCTATGAATATGTCTGA
- the plsY gene encoding glycerol-3-phosphate 1-O-acyltransferase PlsY, which produces MPEIDWTSGWPSFAAALALGYLLGTIPFGVIFTRLAGAGDLRAIGSGNIGATNVLRTGRKGLAAATLIGDALKGAAAVLIAHYLWKDVQQPLIAPLFAGLGAFLGHLWPVWLKFKGGKGVATYIGVLAGLAWPVALMFCLIWLAVAALSKYSSLAALVASIATPSLLIFFGYEDEVHLFVGMTALLWWMHRANISRLRAGKESKIGAPTAAPSPGSDSAP; this is translated from the coding sequence ATGCCGGAGATCGACTGGACATCTGGATGGCCGTCTTTCGCAGCCGCACTGGCGCTCGGCTATCTTCTGGGGACGATCCCGTTCGGGGTCATCTTCACCCGCCTCGCCGGCGCCGGCGACCTGCGCGCCATCGGCTCGGGCAATATCGGCGCCACCAATGTGTTGCGCACCGGCCGCAAGGGACTGGCGGCGGCCACGCTGATCGGCGACGCGCTGAAGGGCGCGGCGGCGGTGCTGATCGCCCATTATCTCTGGAAGGACGTGCAGCAGCCGCTGATCGCTCCGCTTTTCGCCGGTCTCGGCGCCTTCCTCGGCCATCTGTGGCCGGTCTGGCTCAAGTTCAAGGGCGGCAAGGGTGTCGCCACCTATATCGGCGTGCTGGCCGGTCTGGCGTGGCCGGTGGCGCTGATGTTCTGCCTGATCTGGCTGGCGGTCGCTGCGCTGAGCAAATATTCCTCGCTGGCGGCGCTGGTGGCCAGCATCGCCACGCCGTCGCTCCTCATCTTCTTCGGTTATGAGGACGAGGTGCATCTGTTCGTCGGCATGACGGCGCTGCTGTGGTGGATGCACCGCGCCAATATCAGCCGGCTGCGGGCGGGCAAGGAAAGCAAGATCGGCGCCCCGACCGCCGCTCCGTCGCCGGGTTCGGACAGCGCTCCGTGA